The DNA window AATAAAGGgtgaaaaaaaaggttgttttcagccagatcagctCCCTGCACTGGCTCACCAGGCAGCTCCGCCAACAGGCGTATTGACTGGACGGAGGGATGTGGAGGGAACAAATGTGGAGAGGGACGAAGGAGTGGGGATGCTTGGGAAGCCTGATGGGAGCAGGGAAAGGGGACACATGGGATTGGGGGAATGAGGTCAGAGCTAGGCTGAGCAGTGGGGTTATGCCGTGAAAACTattattttctgctcttcagcacGGCCTCTGCTGAAGGCACGTGGAGTGAGAAACGCTGCAAGAAACCGCCGTATTGTTAAACATAGCTCAGGACTGAGCTGCGACTTAAACTCTGACAAACGCCTGCCTGCTTCGGTTTATGGCTGAAGCTGTCTAGTCTGAGAGAAGGAAGTAAATCTGTCCACCAGCAAGGGGACGCGGTCCCCGTGGAGGTGGGAGAGCTCGGGGACACGGCAGCCGGCAGTCCCACGGCCCCACAGCTGCGGGCAGGGACATGCTGAAacctttttgaaaagaaattccTTTGCTGCAGCACGAATGGAAAGCGTGAAGCGGCTGGCCAGGAGGCATCGTGCCGCTCTGCTTAATCCCAGAGCACCGAGGGGACTCTTGCTGGGTCAGAGTGTCCCCCTCCAAAGTGCCAAAAGTATGGAAAACGTTGTTTGGGGATGAAGGCGGTGGTAGCGATCCCTTGGGAAAACAATAAGTCAACCGTGTGCTCTTACAATTGCTGGCAAATAACAGCATGGCAGGCGGCAGCCCCTCTCCTAAACCTCCCGAAGCATCCCCCGGCCTTGCAAAAAGTCACGGCGTGCAAGCAGTCCCCGCCGGTTCCCGCATGGCAGAAATGGCACTGCCGTAACCGTCAGTTTAACTCCGCAGCAATGCCGTcaggcctttattttttttaagcaaaaaccaCACCCTGTTCAGTCTCCATGCCCCACATCGTGTCTGGTCCCCTTTCCCTGGGGATGAGCGGGATGGTGGACGGCATCCCAGCACCTCGGTAGGCAGCTGGCACGAAGTCCCGGGAGCTCGTCTGTCCGATGAAATCATCTTGCGGTGTGAAGATCCTCGCAGCTGAAATGgaaaagttatttatttcttctctaaaagggaaaaagagctcGCCGCGGAGACTCTTTGTCCTTCGGGGCAGGAATCTTACTTTCGCCAGCTTTCGTGTCTCTGcgggctggctgggagcagccagATGCTCTGGCAGGCGGGATGGATGGAGCAGCCTCCCTCCGCCGGGACAGGTACACCGAGGGGCAGACGTCGGGCACCAGCTCGAGCTGTTCTTTCCCACGAGACGTGTTTTCCTGGCATTCGTGGCAGGGCTGCTAAAACCAGCCCTTTCTCCACCGCAGCCAGTTAGTGGGACAAAGGATGCTCCTCCATCCTAATCCCTCCAGGCACTGAACCTCCTTAAGAGGAGCCGCAGCTGAGGTGTCCTGCACCCTCCCCGACAGCCCCGGGGACAGCAGTCTTCCTTACCCAAAGGGACGGTGAAGCTCGTACTTGTCCCCCAGGTGCCTCGAAGGGACGTCACAGCCTCCAAGGTCTTTTCCCTTTCCGGGTGTCAGCGTGTCCTCTGCAAGGACGCTGGGCTCTGCAGCTCTAAGGGGATTTTTCCATGAGAATGCTCACCCTGCTCACTCCGGCTGGGACATGAGACCGCTTTAAAACCACCCAGGGAATGGTTTTACCACTGTTCTCATTCTGTACTGCCCTTTCACTCACCAAGGGTGGACTATTTCCAAGCATTCCCTGCATGGCCTAATTCTGCTCCCACTGCAGCCTGCAAAAGGCACAGCACTGACTTGGGCCAGTGCTCAATGTTTTGCAGCATCCCACCCCAACAGGGCACTTGAAAGGTTTCTGTGAATATTAAACCAGTTGCTCTGCTAGAAGAAAGTAATCTCAGAGCAGGTGAGAGCTGAAGAAGCTGCCCAGGACCGGTCTTTCCTCCACGCCAGCAGAACTGCTCTCCTGATCCTCAGAGACTCATTTGGAAATTTGACTTGGTGTAGATGTGACTCAGGCCGAGCTGATACTGCACAGGCCGATTTTTGCAAGTTCTGGGAAACTGGGAATCTGGGAAATACTGCAGGAAACCCTTGTGGGTGGTGTGCACAGGTTTCTTATCCCACTTGGATGTTATCTGCTTGCTGAGACACCGTGCTACACAGGGCTGCTTGTTTTGTGATGGGTAGGATGGGGGTTCTGCTTCAGGACCAAGGCTCCTACGTGccagaataataaaaaatagcatTCCATAGCAACAACGCATCTGTTCGGAAACGCGGATGCCGTTGCATTGCCGTCAGGCTTCAAACCTCAAAGGAACGGCTCATCCCGTGGCCAGAAGCACCGGCGTGCCGATAGGGCTGAGTTTCCACTAGAGGGTTGTAGTGCTGTGCAGAAGCAGATGCGGCTCCTGTGGCAGGAATATTGTACGTACTCCAGGCCTTTGTCAGCAGATCAAAAAGCATTCTGCCATAGCCCAGCTTCCAGCAGTCTCTGCAGTCTCTGGTGTACACAGCCTGCAAGCTGCCTGAGCAATCCCTGCCTTCCCTGAAAAGCCTCTAGCATTCGTGTGACTCAGCACCTactagatagatatatatatatatatatacacacacacacatacagatataGTAGGTAAACATACTGTGtctatgcatatacacacacagacaatATGTTTATCAGTGTAACGGGGATTTCGATGCACGAACAGCCGCGTGGCACAGTGGTGGCACGCCATCGCAAGGAGCTGGGGCACCGACGGTTGAGCAAAGCCCACAGCCTGGCAACGCGGCGAACGGGACAATTAGCAGCATCGGCGCAATCAGCAGGATGGGAAAGCTGTTTGCATGGAGCCCCGAGTCCAGGCCGGGCGCTGCCGTGCCGAGCCCTGCACCGAAACGCGGGTGCTGGCCCCCAGAGCTTGCAAGCCAGCCTTGAATGGGAGCCATCAAAGAGGACTGGTCGCTTCTGCAACCGGTCACGTCCCCACGTCCAATGCAGCTCAGTAGGTCCTAGTGAGTTCACGTGTGTGTGATCCCAGTATGCACCCGTACATCTTTTACAGTAGCATATGACTTTTGTATGTGGatctgtagaatcatagaatcataagggtttgggttggaagggacctttaaagggtatctagtccaacacccctggaATGACCCTACGTTTGTGGCTTTCTGACTCGCTTGTGTGCAAAGTGCTGACAAATGTACTACCCAGATCAGGGTGGGTTTACTGCCAAAAAACGAAAACCAGAGCTGTCTAACACAGTAGGGAAAGCCCAAATAGCACTGACGTTGCCTTCCTTTCATAGAAAGAGTGGGAAGGCAAATGCAACCACAAGGCTTGCCTGTAACGTGGAAAACACAGCATGACATTCACAGAGAATTTTCATAGTGATTTATTTATGTATCACCTGTTTGTCTGATACTATCACCATTTGCATTTATAGATAAATGGAAAACAGGCTTTGCCTACATTTTCATCTCTTTTGTTATCAGAAAGGCTTTGAGGAAGTAAGTAGGAGATACTCTTGCAAAATAAATGGTTACAGCAAAAGATGGGCCTTAGTTCCCTCGGAAGATGGCCTGATCTTATCTGAATACAGCTGTGTAGAAACCAACCATTGAGTCAACAGAGAGGCCTGAGAGTGCTGGGGTAGATTATCTGACCCAAAAGGGACATTCGAATCCTCTGCCCTTTATAGCTGGCTGGTGGAGCGCCTCTTCCCATGCTGGCGTGAGACGTCAGAAGGAGGTCAAGTGAGCTGCGTCTTGCGATAGAGGACAAAAAGGCACCGGGGGAGATTCATCCAGCCTGGGTGAAGCAGGGTTTGGGGTGTGTTACGGTTGTTTgagaaggaggggagggaaggaaccTAAGTGCTGTACCCAGGAATAAGGTGTCTCAGCAGCTAGAGGTTAGGAGGttagattatatttttttaattacctatTCTAACCAGTGAGAACATTTATTAGCTAATCATCATGCAATAAGTATGTTTATTATTAATGGTTCCCCTCTAAAATTCCTgtagaagataagaaaaaaaacccagatgcatGTTATTTTGGCAGGGCAAATGGCCGGGTGCAGAGGAGAGTAGCCACGCACAAATGCCTCTGCCCCGTCGGGCAGCAACAAAACCCACCAGCCTTGGTGTGGTACAAAGGCAGTCGGCTTTCTGCGCCTGCGTTTGCGAACAGCTCTGCAAACCCTCTTCTCACATAGCAAGGAGTCTCTGTCCCTCCCAAAGGAGTCATAAAATACAGCTTTATCCATCCTGCGTGCGGTAATCAGACAGCCTTAAGAGCTTAAGCACTCATAGGGTAGCAACGTTTAAAACGATTGCGCTGGCCTGTTTGCCTACCTCGGTCCGCTTCTCTCATCAACCTCGCTCCTTGGTGTGGACTTGGAGGGGCACGTTGTTAGTGACAGAGGCAGAAAATTGAACTTGCTAGTAGAGAAGGAGTTGTTAAACTCACATCCTTGTGAGGCCGTGCCCGGGGCGATGAGCAGCTTGCACAAAAAGCCCGATGCTGCTCCCCTTGCTCCGCTCACCGGCCAGCTGCCGAGCCGTGGAGCACTGGGATCATGCACCGGGCAGAGAAAATGGGAGCAAACAGATTTCATCCTTTTAGCCTGTTTTATTAAACAaagccaagcaaaacaaaaccaaccccgcCGTCAATACACCGGCTCCTCATTTAGGCAAGACCCCTTTCCACGGCTCTGGGAGAACAAAAAGGCTGAAGTGTAAATGAGATCAGCGTTGGGAGCGTTACGCGCATGAATATTTATCGAGGAAGACCAGACAGAGGCCAATTTGCCACCCTTCTGCAGCAGCGGGAGCTCGGTCATCAACAAGTAGGAGGGAAATGGTAGGTGGAGAGGCTGGTCCGTGCTTTTGGGTGGGCAGGGGCGTGCGGGATGCTGGCGAAAGTCTATGCCTCTGCTTGAGGATAACTGCAGGAGCTTTTGGTCGGGAATGACGCTGGGTTTTGGGACAAAAGCTAAGTACAATGTAGTTATGAAGCGAGCGTACAATGCCCCTTCCAGTCATGCAATCAGCTTGCAGGCTGCAGTTTAGGGAAAAAACCTCTAAAGAATTAACTAGAAGTTGTTACCATTCCTTGGGCATGCCGAGTGCTCACAATAAAtctttttcctgaaggaaaaagcaaGGTTAAATCAAACTACAAAGACCATCAAGCATGAGATTTACAGCAATCTAAAAGGGTTACGGGTTCACGTCTTAAACGGCTGAATTATGGCTGCTTCTGGGTATCGATATATTAAGCATGCTGACCCCCTCAGTGCTGCGGGGAGCTAGGGTATGAGCAGCAACGGAGAGATTGCGCTGGTTATCGTTTTTATGTGCATTTCAAAGTCACTTCCAAAAAAGAAGATGAGATAGTAGTTGAGTATTCCAGCCACGGACATGAGGAACAGGAACAAAATGATGCGCTTTCCAAACAAGTAACCGGGAGTGCTGAGGAGACAGAAAGAGGGGAAAGCAATTCGTTAATGTACGTCACCTCACGCGAGAAGTCCTTAGACTTTGGACTCTGCTGTTAAGACAAGCTGAAAGACCTCAGGGGCTGAAACGGAGGGGGGCAAATTTCTGCTCTGTCTTGCACCACAAGGCAGCCGCAAGCTCTTAAATGCCATTTTCAGTATCCATTTGGGTCTGGATTTGGCCTGCGGTGCTCAGTGCAGGCTGCTGCTTACAAAAGTGGCTATTCAGAGGGGCTCGTATGTCTTCTCAGCCATCACAGGCTGTGGGACGACCTTCTTTCACGTGCGCGTAATGAGTTTTATTAATCTAAAAGGACAGCCTTGCCCAAATAGCGGCACAAACGTGCCAAGGTTTGCCTTTGCAGAGGCTGTGAGCAGCCGCTCTGTTCCTGCACCCCCCTCACTCTGGTGCCACCGCATCTCCCGTGTCTCCCACAGCTTCTCCTGCACCCAGAAAAAGAAGGTTttcctccactcccccccccgcccccgtgcAAGCCCCCTTCTCGGGCAGCACCACGAGCCAGACGCGGTGCCTGCGGAATCGGCAGCGTCCGGCTGCGCTCCCGCCGCATCGCGGGTTTTGTCAAGAGGGTCTTCAAGTCCTTACCTCTGAGTCCTTTCCCCGAGGTAGCCCACGAAGTACTTCTGCCTCACAAACAGGTACATCAGGCCGGCAAAGGCGGCAGGAACTGGGTAAAGGGTAAAACAAGGCGTTACAAACGCCAGCCCGGGTCTCGCTGTACGTACTGTCCCCATCTGCTCCCTGGGAAATGGGAATCTGCAGCCTTGGGTTATGGGACAAGGGCTGGAACCGGGACAGAGACCTTTGCGTGGGAAACAGCACTCGCCTTGCCCTCACTCCGgcttttctgaagattttgcgggtgtaaTCCTGCCCACGGCAGAACACACACTCGTCCCTGTTGGAAACCCAGTGTGGGGCACGTCGGGGTTGGGGAGGAGGGTGCCAGCCTTCACCACTGTCTTCACCAGAAATAAAAGGTAGCCAATAGATGCACTTCTCTAGGAGCAGGTGGAGGACTATACTAGGGTCCAATACTCATTTCTGAGCACATTAAAAGGGGCTTTTCCCCCTAATTCTAGCCTTCCCCATACCTGCAGGCAAAAGTCCCTATTATTCTGCTCAGGAGactcttcttttccagaaagaATAGCCATGCACCCCAGGAGAGTACTCAACTTTAGGTAAACTCAAATTGCAAAAGGGGATCATATTTAGAAATGCAGGTGGATACTCCTGGGCTGCCCTCAGTGCTGGGTAAGGCTGGCAGCTCTGGCAATTTAATCAAATGAGCCCATTTCCAGTCCTGAGAGTGAATAATGTGCCATCCAGCATCCAAGTACTAAACCCTCCACCCAAAACAGAGGGATCTCATCCATAATGCCTGTATGGGAAATGTCCCCAGCCCGTATTATTATTACATCTGTTGGCATAAACCTTGCCAGGAGCGTGCTGCTAATTAAACAGCACGCGTAGTCGCAGGACAGCCGGGTGAGACAGGTTCCCCCGCTGCAGGAGGATTTGGTCCCTGGAAGCGTAACCTCGGAAGCGCTTGCCATCCCTTGCTGAAAGTGGTGCaaagttgaagagaaaaaaaataaatgactgttaCCTTGGCTGCAGAGAAGGCCAGCACACCAGAGCACGGCGAGAAACGTAGGGTACGCGTGTCCGCAGTTCTGGCTAGAAAGAAATTTATAGGAGAGAAATCAGAACACAGGGAGATAGAACCCAAATCGACACGTTTCACCAGCAAAGGGTGGTGGGGCGTGAATTTGGGTTGCACTAACGCGCTTGCGGGTGGGCTTTtaccccaggcagctgctgggggcTGGCTGGCGTGTCCGTGCCCAAACCTGGCCGGCAGGTCTGCTTCCCAGTGTCCTTACTGGGATAAAGGATGCCTTTGTCCTGCCTGAGGAGGAAAACAAACCGCCCTGCGCACAAGCCCGGCACCTGTGAAAGCCTCTAACCTGTTTGATTCAGGCATGTGTATAATAGATGTTGTGTGCTTTATTGGCTTGGGAAATCCTTGTAATTAAGTCGTATTAATCAAATTAGTGGCAGTGAGAGCTGCGTGAAACCAACAAAAGGAAAATCCCACAGCAAATAGGAGTGTCTGACAGTCAACGTGTCTCTGCAGGAGAACAAGAATGATTTCCAGCTGCCTCTTTTGGCTGGGAATGCTTTCCAAGGGGGAAGCGCTCTGCCCTTGGCAGAGGTTGCACACCTGTGAAGGGCAACACTGGGATGCCCCATCCAGTTTCAAGCAGTACTTCATGGGTAATAAAAAcctattttatgttcttttctcttctggGTTGGaattaattcccccccccccccgcccgctctcTCTGAAGGGATGTCAAAGACAAGAGGTACCGATGGGGCAGAGAAGCGGAGAACCGTGTGCTATGGGAGCtgcctggggacagagggacagagggTTTGTGCGAGCTCTGCCACTGACCTGCTCCTCAGCAAGCCAGCATCTCcccaccagctttttttttttttgatccgcAGCACCCTTGGGACACGAGCTGTGCTTGTATCACACTTCCAGCATTAGCTACTGCGGGGTGAATGGGCTCCCGAAGGGAAGGACGTAATACACGCAAGGGCTGCAAGTCCGATACACGTACAGCACTGGTGTCCAGAAAGGAGCTGGGTTCACCAGCAAACGTACTGGAGAGCCATGGGTCTACATGCGGCTGCAATGCACACCACAGCGATGGGACTGCAGAGCAAAGTCTGGACCATAAAAGAGTTTGGATTAAACCCTAACAAAGAGAGAGACGATCCCCGCTCTGCCCGCATCGGCTCCTCAGGGCTTGCTTACTCACTTGGCGGTGTAGACGCGGTCGAAGGTGGAGGATCCTGGCCGCTGGAACCCCTTGC is part of the Accipiter gentilis chromosome 19, bAccGen1.1, whole genome shotgun sequence genome and encodes:
- the ALOX5AP gene encoding arachidonate 5-lipoxygenase-activating protein, with protein sequence MDQDTLGSIVLLAIVTLISVVQNAFFASKLEHESKHCNGKGFQRPGSSTFDRVYTANQNCGHAYPTFLAVLWCAGLLCSQVPAAFAGLMYLFVRQKYFVGYLGERTQSTPGYLFGKRIILFLFLMSVAGILNYYLIFFFGSDFEMHIKTITSAISPLLLIP